A single genomic interval of Musa acuminata AAA Group cultivar baxijiao chromosome BXJ3-4, Cavendish_Baxijiao_AAA, whole genome shotgun sequence harbors:
- the LOC103983188 gene encoding chaperone protein dnaJ A7A, chloroplastic, giving the protein MTTVPCRGTSVPQLGTQPQAICRNVSSGAKGCHFTNRVLMPQTGTSGNYLASSRASFLAQVSSSALFNDGPRLNNRRNKAARLVVRADADYYSVLGVSRNASKSEIKSSYRKLARSYHPDVNKEPGAEQKFKEISNAYEVLSDDEKRSLYDKYGEAGLKGAGMGMGDFSNPFDLFESLFEGMGGMGGPRAARNRPIQGDDESYNLVLNFKDAIFGIEKEIEITRLENCGTCDGSGAKPGTKPSKCSTCGGQGQVVSSVRTPLGVFQQVMTCSSCNGTGEVSTPCNTCRGDGCVRKTKRISLKVPAGVDSGSRLRVRSEGNAGRRGGPPGDLYVFIEVLSDPVLKRDGTNILYTCKVSYIDAILGTTMKVPTVDGLVDLKIPAGTQPGTTLVMAKKGVPYLGKANTRGDQLVRVQVEIPKRLSSEEKKLIEELANLSKSKTANSRR; this is encoded by the exons ATGACAACTGTACCATGTAGAGGTACTTCAGTACCTCAGCTGGGAACCCAACCACAAGCAATATGTAGAAATGTATCTTCAGGAGCTAAGGGCTGTCATTTTACGAACAGGGTGCTGATGCCTCAAACCGG TACATCCGGTAACTATCTGGCGTCATCGCGTGCAAGTTTTCTTGCCCAGGTGTCTTCATCTGCTCTATTTAATGATGGACCACGCCTAAATAATAGGCGTAATAAGGCAGCACGACTTGTTGTTAGAGCTGATGCC GATTATTATTCTGTACTTGGTGTGTCAAGAAATGCAAGTAAATCTGAAATAAAAAGTT CTTACAGGAAGCTTGCAAGGAGTTATCATCCTGATGTGAACAA AGAACCTGGTGCAGAACAGAAGTTCAAGGAGATTAGTAATGCGTACGAG GTTTTATCAGATGATGAAAAGAGATCTCTGTATGATAAATATGGAGAAGCTGGCCTCAAAGGTGCTGGCATGGGCATGGGG GATTTCAGCAACCCATTTGATCTCTTTGAGTCATTATTTGAAGGCATGGGTGGGATGGGTGGTCCAAGAGCAGCTCGCAACAGGCCTATACAGGGTGATGATGAGAGCTATAATCTTGTCCTGAATTTCAAAGATGCAATTTTTGGCATTGAGAAGGAGATAGAAATTACAAGGTTAGAAAATTGTGGAACCTGTGATGGTTCTGGTGCTAAACCAGGTACAAAGCCAAGCAAGTGCAGCACCTGTGGAGGTCAAGGTCAGGTTGTCTCTTCAGTGAGGACACCACTCGGTGTATTCCAGCAGGTCATGACTTGCTCGAGTTGTAATGGTACCGGTGAGGTCTCTACCCCATGCAACACCTGTAGAGGGGATGGCTGTGTGAGGAAGACAAAGAGGATTAGTCTTAAAGTTCCAGCTGGAGTTGACTCTGGTAGCCGGCTGAGGGTCCGGTCTGAGGGGAATGCTGGAAGGAGAGGTGGCCCTCCTGGAGACCTCTACGTGTTTATCGAAGTTCTCTCGGATCCTGTGCTTAAGAGGGATGGAACCAACATTCTTTATACGTGCAAGGTATCGTACATTGATGCCATCTTAGGAACCACTATGAAGGTCCCAACAGTGGATGGATTGGTGGATCTAAAAATTCCAGCTGGGACACAGCCAGGTACAACTCTGGTAATGGCTAAGAAGGGGGTTCCTTACCTCGGAAAGGCAAACACCAGGGGAGATCAGTTGGTTCGCGTGCAGGTGGAGATCCCGAAGAGGTTAAGCAGTGAAGAAAAGAAGTTGATCGAGGAGCTTGCAAATCTGAGCAAGTCCAAGACGGCAAACAGCAGGAGATAG
- the LOC135636068 gene encoding peptidyl-prolyl cis-trans isomerase CYP28, chloroplastic-like — MASSASVAAASPPHFRRRLCPLVPQAHLSRSPKPNAFLRRRSFLLSSSSSAAAAAAAASLLLFPQPGAADTDAPALAPAPSPAQPQSGIVTDRVFMDFGFCPSYLASDRPLGFDLAACPDSEPLGRVVFGLYGKLLPQTVANFKAVCAAAAYRGTFVHKILQGQFFVAGRQGRKEKGEVRPPPGLVRNVETVDPKAFQLRHSRPGTLSLCLSENDDDDAVKLEPDYHNVEFLVTTGPGPCPQLDNENIVFGTVLEGMDVITNIATIPTYKPAERIRQFNDFAQFIGDERAQIARTMWNRPLKTVYISDCGELKVATPSLSPSLP; from the exons ATGGCTTCGTCAGCCTCCGTCGCCGCCGCCTCGCCGCCTCACTTCCGTCGCCGCCTCTGCCCCCTCGTCCCCCAAGCCCACCTCTCCCGGAGCCCTAAACCCAATGCATTCCTCCGCCGCCGatccttcctcctctcctcctcctcctccgccgccgccgccgctgccgctgcatccctcctcctcttcccccaACCCGGCGCCGCAGACACCGACGCCCCTGCCCTCGCACCGGCCCCTTCCCCCGCCCAGCCGCAGTCCGGCATCGTCACCGACCGCGTCTTCATGGACTTCGGCTTCTGCCCGAGCTACCTCGCCTCTGATCGCCCTCTCGGCTTCGACCTCGCCGCCTGCCCCGACTCGGAGCCCCTCGGCCGCGTTGTCTTCGGCCTCTACGGGAAGCTCCTCCCACAGACTGTCGCCAACTTCAAGGCCGTCTGCGCCGCCGCCGCGTACCGGGGGACCTTCGTCCACAAGATTCTCCAGGGTCAATTCTTCGTCGCCGGCCGCCAGGGGCGGAAGGAGAAGGGGGAGGTTCGGCCGCCACCGGGACTGGTGCGGAACGTGGAGACCGTCGATCCCAAGGCGTTTCAGCTGAGGCACTCGAGGCCGGGAACTCTGTCTCTGTGCTTGTCGgagaacgacgacgacgacgccgtCAAACTTGAACCCGACTACCACAATGTCGAGTTCTTGGTGACGACCGGGCCTGGACCATGCCCGCAGCTCGACAACGAGAACATTGTATTTGGCACTGTGCTTGAAG GGATGGATGTCATCACCAACATAGCTACGATCCCCACGTATAAGCCAGCTGAAAGGATTCGCCAATTCAATGATTTTGCACAGTTCATCGGTGATGAGCGAGCTCAGATAGCTCGCACAATGTGGAATCGGCCGCTAAAAACAGTGTACATCAGTGACTGCGGAGAGCTGAAAGTGGCAACACCTTCACTTTCTCCCAGCTTACCTTAG
- the LOC135584679 gene encoding probable receptor-like protein kinase At1g80640 isoform X3, with protein MGRPPTPLPLPSVWALTFCLLMSLANADVDGSPALSPVPSPFSSFQNQLFPLPPLSLAPSPAAEMQTMEEAHHRHYLKELTVAVVLASVAVLALISSVLCAWIVWRRSRQMLDSKDIERSDTAAGGLPFGPILSKLNSLRTTSKKGLLPIIDYASLESATNKFSEGNILGEGGFSHVYKASLNGEAFAAVKKLDGGGQDCEREFENEIELLGRIRHPNIVSLLGYCVHGETRMLVYELMQNGSLETQLHGPSHGSALPWHTRMKIALDIARGLEYLHEHCNPPVIHRDLKSSNILLDSDFNAKISDFGLAVIGRNHSKGGLKVSGTLGYVAPEYLLDGKLTEKSDVYAFGIVLLELLLGRKPVEKMAPSQCQSIVAWLFVFRQCPSSLIDQSFQV; from the exons ATGGGGAGGCCACCAACACCTCTCCCTCTCCCTTCAGTATGGGCCCTTACCTTCTGTCTGCTCATGTCTCTCGCCAACGCCGATGTCGACGGGTCTCCAGCGCTTTCTCCCGTGCCTTCCCCCTTCTCCTCGTTTCAGAACCAGCTATTTCCTCTACCTCCGTTGTCTCTGGCGCCATCTCCTGCAG CAGAGATGCAGACCATGGAAGAGGCACACCATCGCCATTACCTCAAAGAGTTGACTGTGGCAGTCGTTCTGGCCTCCGTCGCGGTTCTCGCACTCATATCATCTGTACTCTGTGCTTGGATCGTTTGGAGGAGGAGCCGCCAAATGCTCGATTCTAAAGACATTGAAAGATCAG ATACTGCTGCCGGCGGACTCCCATTCGGCCCGATCTTGAGCAAGCTGAACTCCTTAAGGACGACAAGCAAGAAAGGGTTGCTGCCAATCATCGACTATGCTTCGTTAGAGTCAGCCACCAACAAGTTCAGCGAGGGTAACATCCTGGGAGAAGGAGGATTCAGCCATGTGTACAAAGCCAGCCTCAATGGGGAAGCTTTTGCTGCGGTGAAGAAACTAGACGGCGGCGGGCAGGATTGCGAGAGAGAATTCGAG AATGAGATCGAACTGCTTGGAAGGATTCGACATCCCAACATAGTCTCTCTTCTGGGATACTGTGTTCATGGAGAAACCCGAATGCTCGTTTACGAGTTGATGCAAAATGGATCCTTGGAAACGCAACTCCACG GGCCATCCCATGGGTCAGCCTTACCCTGGCATACTCGCATGAAGATTGCGCTTGATATAGCAAG AGGACTGGAGTACCTTCATGAGCACTGCAACCCACCAGTGATCCACAGAGATTTAAAATCATCCAATATACTACTAGATTCCGACTTTAATGCCAAG ATTTCAGACTTCGGACTTGCAGTGATTGGCAGAAACCATAGCAAGGGTGGTTTGAAGGTTTCCGGCACTCTTGGTTATGTAGCTCCAGAGTACCTTTTAGATG GTAAGCTCACTGAGAAGAGTGATGTCTATGCATTTGGAATTGTACTGCTGGAGCTTCTGCTGGGAAGAAAACCAGTCGAGAAGATGGCACCATCTCAGTGCCAATCGATTGTCGCTTGG TTGTTTGTCTTCAGGCAATGCCCCAGCTCACTGATAGATCAAAGCTTCCAAGTATAG
- the LOC135584679 gene encoding probable receptor-like protein kinase At1g80640 isoform X1 has protein sequence MGRPPTPLPLPSVWALTFCLLMSLANADVDGSPALSPVPSPFSSFQNQLFPLPPLSLAPSPAAEMQTMEEAHHRHYLKELTVAVVLASVAVLALISSVLCAWIVWRRSRQMLDSKDIERSDTAAGGLPFGPILSKLNSLRTTSKKGLLPIIDYASLESATNKFSEGNILGEGGFSHVYKASLNGEAFAAVKKLDGGGQDCEREFENEIELLGRIRHPNIVSLLGYCVHGETRMLVYELMQNGSLETQLHGPSHGSALPWHTRMKIALDIARGLEYLHEHCNPPVIHRDLKSSNILLDSDFNAKISDFGLAVIGRNHSKGGLKVSGTLGYVAPEYLLDGKLTEKSDVYAFGIVLLELLLGRKPVEKMAPSQCQSIVAWAMPQLTDRSKLPSIVDPVIRNTMNLKHLYQVAAVAVLCIQQEPSYRPLITDVLHSLIPLVPVELGGMLRVVEPLPGANQKSSAH, from the exons ATGGGGAGGCCACCAACACCTCTCCCTCTCCCTTCAGTATGGGCCCTTACCTTCTGTCTGCTCATGTCTCTCGCCAACGCCGATGTCGACGGGTCTCCAGCGCTTTCTCCCGTGCCTTCCCCCTTCTCCTCGTTTCAGAACCAGCTATTTCCTCTACCTCCGTTGTCTCTGGCGCCATCTCCTGCAG CAGAGATGCAGACCATGGAAGAGGCACACCATCGCCATTACCTCAAAGAGTTGACTGTGGCAGTCGTTCTGGCCTCCGTCGCGGTTCTCGCACTCATATCATCTGTACTCTGTGCTTGGATCGTTTGGAGGAGGAGCCGCCAAATGCTCGATTCTAAAGACATTGAAAGATCAG ATACTGCTGCCGGCGGACTCCCATTCGGCCCGATCTTGAGCAAGCTGAACTCCTTAAGGACGACAAGCAAGAAAGGGTTGCTGCCAATCATCGACTATGCTTCGTTAGAGTCAGCCACCAACAAGTTCAGCGAGGGTAACATCCTGGGAGAAGGAGGATTCAGCCATGTGTACAAAGCCAGCCTCAATGGGGAAGCTTTTGCTGCGGTGAAGAAACTAGACGGCGGCGGGCAGGATTGCGAGAGAGAATTCGAG AATGAGATCGAACTGCTTGGAAGGATTCGACATCCCAACATAGTCTCTCTTCTGGGATACTGTGTTCATGGAGAAACCCGAATGCTCGTTTACGAGTTGATGCAAAATGGATCCTTGGAAACGCAACTCCACG GGCCATCCCATGGGTCAGCCTTACCCTGGCATACTCGCATGAAGATTGCGCTTGATATAGCAAG AGGACTGGAGTACCTTCATGAGCACTGCAACCCACCAGTGATCCACAGAGATTTAAAATCATCCAATATACTACTAGATTCCGACTTTAATGCCAAG ATTTCAGACTTCGGACTTGCAGTGATTGGCAGAAACCATAGCAAGGGTGGTTTGAAGGTTTCCGGCACTCTTGGTTATGTAGCTCCAGAGTACCTTTTAGATG GTAAGCTCACTGAGAAGAGTGATGTCTATGCATTTGGAATTGTACTGCTGGAGCTTCTGCTGGGAAGAAAACCAGTCGAGAAGATGGCACCATCTCAGTGCCAATCGATTGTCGCTTGG GCAATGCCCCAGCTCACTGATAGATCAAAGCTTCCAAGTATAGTAGATCCAGTTATCAGGAACACGATGAACCTGAAACACCTATATCAA GTTGCTGCCGTTGCGGTACTTTGCATCCAGCAGGAACCTAGTTACAGACCATTGATCACCGATGTGCTTCATTCCCTCATTCCTCTGGTGCCAGTAGAGCTTGGTGGAATGCTGAGAGTTGTAGAGCCATTACCAGGTGCAAACCAGAAATCTTCTGCTCACTGA
- the LOC135584679 gene encoding probable receptor-like protein kinase At1g80640 isoform X2 codes for MGRPPTPLPLPSVWALTFCLLMSLANADVDGSPALSPVPSPFSSFQNQLFPLPPLSLAPSPAEMQTMEEAHHRHYLKELTVAVVLASVAVLALISSVLCAWIVWRRSRQMLDSKDIERSDTAAGGLPFGPILSKLNSLRTTSKKGLLPIIDYASLESATNKFSEGNILGEGGFSHVYKASLNGEAFAAVKKLDGGGQDCEREFENEIELLGRIRHPNIVSLLGYCVHGETRMLVYELMQNGSLETQLHGPSHGSALPWHTRMKIALDIARGLEYLHEHCNPPVIHRDLKSSNILLDSDFNAKISDFGLAVIGRNHSKGGLKVSGTLGYVAPEYLLDGKLTEKSDVYAFGIVLLELLLGRKPVEKMAPSQCQSIVAWAMPQLTDRSKLPSIVDPVIRNTMNLKHLYQVAAVAVLCIQQEPSYRPLITDVLHSLIPLVPVELGGMLRVVEPLPGANQKSSAH; via the exons ATGGGGAGGCCACCAACACCTCTCCCTCTCCCTTCAGTATGGGCCCTTACCTTCTGTCTGCTCATGTCTCTCGCCAACGCCGATGTCGACGGGTCTCCAGCGCTTTCTCCCGTGCCTTCCCCCTTCTCCTCGTTTCAGAACCAGCTATTTCCTCTACCTCCGTTGTCTCTGGCGCCATCTCCTGCAG AGATGCAGACCATGGAAGAGGCACACCATCGCCATTACCTCAAAGAGTTGACTGTGGCAGTCGTTCTGGCCTCCGTCGCGGTTCTCGCACTCATATCATCTGTACTCTGTGCTTGGATCGTTTGGAGGAGGAGCCGCCAAATGCTCGATTCTAAAGACATTGAAAGATCAG ATACTGCTGCCGGCGGACTCCCATTCGGCCCGATCTTGAGCAAGCTGAACTCCTTAAGGACGACAAGCAAGAAAGGGTTGCTGCCAATCATCGACTATGCTTCGTTAGAGTCAGCCACCAACAAGTTCAGCGAGGGTAACATCCTGGGAGAAGGAGGATTCAGCCATGTGTACAAAGCCAGCCTCAATGGGGAAGCTTTTGCTGCGGTGAAGAAACTAGACGGCGGCGGGCAGGATTGCGAGAGAGAATTCGAG AATGAGATCGAACTGCTTGGAAGGATTCGACATCCCAACATAGTCTCTCTTCTGGGATACTGTGTTCATGGAGAAACCCGAATGCTCGTTTACGAGTTGATGCAAAATGGATCCTTGGAAACGCAACTCCACG GGCCATCCCATGGGTCAGCCTTACCCTGGCATACTCGCATGAAGATTGCGCTTGATATAGCAAG AGGACTGGAGTACCTTCATGAGCACTGCAACCCACCAGTGATCCACAGAGATTTAAAATCATCCAATATACTACTAGATTCCGACTTTAATGCCAAG ATTTCAGACTTCGGACTTGCAGTGATTGGCAGAAACCATAGCAAGGGTGGTTTGAAGGTTTCCGGCACTCTTGGTTATGTAGCTCCAGAGTACCTTTTAGATG GTAAGCTCACTGAGAAGAGTGATGTCTATGCATTTGGAATTGTACTGCTGGAGCTTCTGCTGGGAAGAAAACCAGTCGAGAAGATGGCACCATCTCAGTGCCAATCGATTGTCGCTTGG GCAATGCCCCAGCTCACTGATAGATCAAAGCTTCCAAGTATAGTAGATCCAGTTATCAGGAACACGATGAACCTGAAACACCTATATCAA GTTGCTGCCGTTGCGGTACTTTGCATCCAGCAGGAACCTAGTTACAGACCATTGATCACCGATGTGCTTCATTCCCTCATTCCTCTGGTGCCAGTAGAGCTTGGTGGAATGCTGAGAGTTGTAGAGCCATTACCAGGTGCAAACCAGAAATCTTCTGCTCACTGA